A genomic stretch from Anaerolinea thermophila UNI-1 includes:
- a CDS encoding LOG family protein: MRVTVFGGTYPKPDTLPYEEAVKLGRLLAQAGHVVISGGYMGVMEAVSQGAALAGGHVIGVTCDEIERWRNVPKNQWVKEEWRRATLPERMITLMDEADAIIVMPGGIGTLAETALIWNRMLIQATTPKKVILVGEGWRKAITALYEAFPEYYPNGHQEMVLFASTVEDAVKLLAS, translated from the coding sequence ATGAGAGTCACTGTATTTGGAGGGACATATCCAAAACCGGATACTTTACCATATGAGGAAGCGGTTAAACTGGGCAGGCTTCTGGCTCAGGCAGGGCATGTGGTCATTAGCGGTGGTTACATGGGGGTGATGGAAGCCGTTTCACAAGGTGCTGCATTGGCTGGCGGACATGTGATTGGGGTGACCTGTGATGAAATTGAGCGGTGGCGGAATGTTCCCAAAAACCAGTGGGTTAAGGAGGAGTGGCGCCGTGCTACCCTGCCGGAGCGTATGATTACCCTGATGGATGAAGCGGATGCCATTATTGTCATGCCCGGAGGAATTGGCACGCTGGCAGAAACGGCTCTCATCTGGAATCGCATGCTCATTCAAGCCACAACGCCTAAAAAAGTAATTCTGGTTGGGGAGGGCTGGCGGAAAGCCATTACAGCCCTGTATGAGGCATTTCCCGAGTATTATCCCAACGGACATCAGGAAATGGTGTTGTTTGCTTCTACTGTGGAGGATGCTGTAAAACTTCTGGCAAGTTAG